The following coding sequences lie in one Aquabacterium olei genomic window:
- a CDS encoding flagellar hook assembly protein FlgD, with amino-acid sequence MSSTSLINSTGATTTSGTGTSKTSSTTEASDRFLKLLVTQMQNQDPLNPMDNAQVTSQMAQIQTVTGIEKLNTTMTGLGTSLTQMQMLQGAGLVGRDVWLEGNQLAAGANGVAVGGYDLAAAAGTVRIDILSKEGKVIDSVNQSAVPAGRQGFSWTPPSGTDTTGMSFKVTATSGKTAVGSTTMMLDHVNAVSTPNGTLTLELQNKGSVAYSAVKAVS; translated from the coding sequence ATGAGCTCCACTTCCCTGATCAACAGCACCGGCGCGACGACCACGTCGGGCACGGGAACCAGCAAGACATCGAGCACCACGGAGGCGTCTGACCGCTTCCTGAAGCTGCTGGTGACGCAGATGCAGAACCAGGACCCGCTCAACCCGATGGACAACGCCCAGGTGACGAGCCAGATGGCGCAGATCCAGACGGTGACGGGCATCGAGAAGCTGAACACGACGATGACCGGCCTGGGCACCAGCCTCACGCAGATGCAGATGCTGCAGGGCGCAGGCCTGGTGGGCCGCGACGTATGGCTGGAAGGCAACCAGCTCGCGGCAGGCGCCAATGGCGTGGCCGTGGGGGGGTATGACCTGGCCGCCGCCGCGGGCACGGTGCGCATCGACATCCTGAGCAAGGAAGGCAAGGTCATCGACTCGGTGAACCAGAGCGCCGTCCCGGCGGGCCGCCAGGGCTTCTCGTGGACGCCGCCTTCCGGCACCGACACCACCGGCATGAGCTTCAAGGTGACCGCCACATCGGGCAAGACCGCGGTGGGGTCGACCACCATGATGCTCGACCACGTCAACGCCGTGAGCACACCGAACGGCACCCTCACGCTCGAACTTCAGAACAAGGGCAGCGTGGCGTACAGCGCGGTCAAGGCCGTCTCGTAA
- the flgC gene encoding flagellar basal body rod protein FlgC, giving the protein MSMFNIFNVSGSAVSAQSQRLNVVASNLANADTVAGPDGQSYKARHVVFTTAAMGSVGAAGVTVSNVTEDNSPGRRVHDPRHPQADAEGYVTYSNVNAVEEMVNMISASRSYQNNIEVMTTTKTLLMKTLQMGQGS; this is encoded by the coding sequence ATGTCGATGTTCAACATCTTCAACGTGTCCGGCAGCGCGGTCAGCGCGCAGTCGCAGCGCCTCAACGTCGTGGCCTCCAACCTGGCCAACGCCGACACGGTGGCCGGGCCGGACGGACAGTCGTACAAGGCCCGTCACGTCGTCTTCACCACCGCGGCCATGGGCTCGGTGGGCGCCGCCGGCGTCACGGTGAGCAATGTCACGGAAGACAACAGCCCCGGCCGCCGTGTGCACGACCCGCGCCACCCGCAGGCCGATGCCGAAGGCTACGTGACCTACAGCAACGTCAACGCCGTGGAAGAGATGGTCAACATGATCTCGGCCTCGCGCTCGTACCAGAACAACATCGAGGTCATGACGACGACCAAGACCCTGCTGATGAAGACCCTGCAGATGGGTCAGGGCAGCTGA
- the flgB gene encoding flagellar basal body rod protein FlgB, whose amino-acid sequence MLNRLTDSLNFQAQALTLRSERQRLIASNIANADTPGYVARDFNFASALRDATGQSSAAASSLPPTKLQLATTSATGHLQRDGRPAGARVEPDMNYAAASQTNLDRNSVDMDRERASFADNTVRYEATLRFINGSVRTLNTAITGQ is encoded by the coding sequence ATGTTGAACCGTTTGACCGACTCCTTGAACTTTCAGGCCCAGGCGCTGACCCTGCGGTCGGAACGCCAGCGCCTGATCGCCAGCAACATCGCCAACGCCGACACGCCGGGCTACGTGGCCCGCGACTTCAACTTTGCCAGCGCCCTGCGCGACGCGACAGGTCAGAGCTCGGCCGCCGCCAGCAGCCTGCCCCCGACCAAGCTGCAGTTGGCCACCACCAGCGCCACGGGCCACCTGCAGCGCGATGGCCGGCCCGCCGGAGCCCGCGTCGAGCCGGACATGAACTACGCGGCCGCCTCGCAGACCAACCTCGACAGAAACTCGGTGGACATGGACCGCGAGCGCGCCAGCTTTGCCGACAACACCGTGCGTTACGAGGCCACGCTGCGTTTCATCAACGGCAGCGTGCGCACGTTGAACACCGCCATCACGGGCCAGTAA
- the flgA gene encoding flagellar basal body P-ring formation chaperone FlgA, which yields MSALSRPACSTTAAPSSWWRASLTCWLSRAALAGAWSLALVCVAWATPQAIAPQPTAPQETAPHETAAALQSEVNALLAQQRVAPADKRLPWRVSFELGELDPRLRLAPCARIKAYLPQGARLWGRTRVGLRCEQGSVHWNVFWPVTVRVWAPAVVAAAALRPGEPLTAGDLSLAEVDLTARPAPAVTQPESLIGRSLSRAVEAGQAIRADDVKPRRWFSPGDTVTVNLMGPGFRVQAEGRAMAPGDEGQCARIRAENGKMLCAMPVGERAAELRL from the coding sequence ATGTCCGCCCTGTCTCGCCCTGCCTGTTCAACGACCGCCGCCCCGTCCTCGTGGTGGCGTGCCTCGTTGACCTGCTGGCTGTCGCGCGCGGCATTGGCTGGTGCCTGGAGTCTGGCCCTGGTGTGTGTGGCCTGGGCCACGCCGCAGGCCATCGCACCGCAGCCAACCGCACCGCAGGAAACCGCACCACATGAAACCGCCGCGGCACTGCAGTCCGAAGTGAATGCGCTGCTGGCCCAGCAACGGGTGGCCCCCGCCGACAAGCGACTGCCCTGGCGTGTGAGTTTCGAGCTCGGCGAACTCGACCCGCGCCTGCGCCTCGCGCCATGCGCCCGTATCAAGGCCTACTTGCCGCAAGGCGCACGCCTGTGGGGCCGCACCCGCGTCGGGCTGCGCTGTGAGCAGGGCAGCGTGCACTGGAATGTCTTCTGGCCCGTGACGGTTCGCGTCTGGGCGCCCGCCGTCGTGGCCGCCGCCGCCTTGCGACCCGGCGAGCCGCTCACGGCAGGCGACCTGAGCTTGGCGGAGGTCGATCTGACCGCCCGCCCCGCGCCCGCCGTGACGCAGCCTGAATCCCTGATCGGCCGCTCGTTGAGCCGGGCGGTCGAGGCCGGGCAGGCCATTCGTGCCGACGACGTGAAGCCCCGCCGCTGGTTCAGCCCGGGCGACACCGTCACCGTGAATCTGATGGGCCCGGGCTTCCGCGTGCAGGCAGAAGGCCGGGCAATGGCCCCTGGCGATGAGGGTCAATGTGCGCGCATCCGTGCCGAAAACGGGAAGATGCTGTGTGCGATGCCGGTCGGCGAGCGTGCAGCGGAGTTGAGGCTGTGA
- the flgM gene encoding flagellar biosynthesis anti-sigma factor FlgM, whose amino-acid sequence MKIGNPLDKALGAGAPQRTEGATSTTTPGKTASLDGGVGESTKVTLSSTAAGLMTAADTGDFNAAKVSEVKSAIDSGTYKVNPEVIADKLISNARDLLQRAA is encoded by the coding sequence ATGAAAATCGGCAACCCACTCGACAAGGCGCTTGGCGCCGGGGCGCCCCAGCGAACCGAGGGCGCGACCTCGACCACCACCCCGGGGAAGACCGCTTCCCTGGATGGCGGCGTCGGCGAAAGCACCAAGGTGACGCTCTCGTCCACCGCAGCGGGCCTGATGACGGCCGCCGACACGGGCGACTTCAACGCCGCCAAGGTGTCCGAGGTGAAATCGGCCATCGACAGCGGGACCTACAAGGTCAACCCGGAAGTCATCGCGGACAAGCTCATCAGCAACGCGCGTGACCTGCTGCAACGCGCTGCCTGA
- the recJ gene encoding single-stranded-DNA-specific exonuclease RecJ, producing MQLIERDVPPRVVWALEQAGVHPLLARLFAARGVRQADELDDSPARLLPPDALLGTREAAVLLADAIAAGQRICIVADYDCDGATACATALRGLRMLGARPEQLGYVVPDRALHGYGLTPPIVEMVKARRADVLVTVDNGMASHEAVDLAHTLGMKVLITDHHLPVIEPDGRVNLPAADVIVNPNQPACGFPSKALVGVGVMFYVLLALRAELRQRGAFEAAAQPRIDTLLDLVALGTIADVGRLDDNNRRLVALGLKRIRAGRMQPGMAALFAAAGRDPTRASSQDFGFSIGPRVNAAGRLAEMGLGIECLSTDDPARAEVLARQLDVINRERRDLEGGMREQAEFMLESLMPEGDPPAALALFDPAFHEGVVGIVASRLKDRLHRPTFVFAMGQDGWLKGSGRSIPGFHLRDALDLVAKRHPGLLKRFGGHAMAAGCTIAESDFITFKTAMAQIAEAGLDASLLQRQLSTDGPLDAQWFTPEAVQALDAAVWGPGFDAPVFCDQAEVLNQRLVGERHLKLSLRVQGHVRDGIWFGRTAPLPAKARLAYRVSLDEFQGRQRVQLVVEGAVEA from the coding sequence ATGCAGTTGATTGAACGAGACGTCCCACCGCGCGTGGTGTGGGCCCTGGAGCAGGCTGGCGTGCACCCCTTGCTGGCCCGGTTGTTTGCGGCCCGCGGCGTGCGGCAGGCCGACGAGCTGGACGACAGCCCTGCCCGCCTGCTGCCCCCCGACGCCCTGCTGGGCACGCGCGAGGCCGCTGTGCTGCTGGCCGACGCCATCGCGGCCGGGCAGCGCATCTGCATCGTGGCCGACTACGACTGCGACGGCGCCACCGCCTGCGCCACCGCCCTGCGGGGCCTGCGCATGCTGGGCGCCCGGCCCGAGCAACTGGGCTATGTGGTGCCCGATCGGGCCCTGCATGGCTACGGCCTCACGCCGCCCATCGTGGAGATGGTGAAGGCACGCCGCGCCGATGTGCTGGTGACCGTGGACAACGGCATGGCCAGCCACGAGGCCGTCGATCTGGCGCACACGCTCGGCATGAAGGTGCTGATCACCGACCATCACTTGCCGGTGATCGAGCCCGACGGGCGGGTGAACCTGCCCGCAGCCGACGTGATCGTGAACCCCAACCAGCCGGCATGTGGCTTCCCGAGCAAGGCGCTGGTCGGCGTCGGGGTGATGTTCTATGTGCTGCTGGCCCTGCGCGCCGAACTGCGACAGCGCGGCGCGTTCGAGGCCGCGGCCCAGCCGCGCATCGACACCCTGCTCGATCTGGTGGCCCTGGGCACCATTGCCGACGTGGGCCGACTGGACGACAACAACCGGCGCCTGGTGGCGCTGGGCCTCAAGCGCATCCGGGCCGGGCGCATGCAGCCCGGGATGGCTGCGCTGTTTGCCGCTGCAGGCCGCGATCCGACGCGGGCCAGCAGCCAGGATTTCGGCTTCTCCATCGGCCCGCGTGTGAACGCAGCAGGCCGGCTGGCCGAAATGGGCCTGGGCATCGAGTGCCTGAGCACGGACGATCCGGCCCGCGCCGAGGTGCTGGCGCGTCAGCTCGATGTCATCAACCGGGAGCGCCGCGACCTCGAAGGCGGCATGCGCGAGCAGGCCGAGTTCATGCTCGAATCCCTGATGCCCGAAGGCGACCCGCCTGCCGCGCTGGCCCTGTTCGATCCGGCCTTCCACGAAGGGGTGGTGGGCATCGTGGCCTCCAGGCTGAAGGACCGGCTTCATCGGCCAACCTTCGTGTTCGCCATGGGTCAGGACGGCTGGCTCAAGGGCTCGGGCCGGTCGATTCCCGGCTTCCACCTGCGCGATGCGCTGGACCTGGTGGCCAAGCGCCATCCCGGGTTGCTGAAGCGCTTCGGTGGCCATGCCATGGCGGCCGGCTGCACCATTGCGGAAAGCGATTTCATCACCTTCAAGACTGCCATGGCGCAGATCGCGGAAGCCGGCCTGGACGCCAGCCTGTTGCAGCGCCAGCTGAGCACCGACGGGCCACTGGACGCGCAATGGTTCACACCCGAGGCGGTGCAGGCGCTGGATGCGGCAGTGTGGGGGCCGGGCTTCGATGCGCCGGTGTTCTGCGACCAGGCCGAGGTGCTGAACCAGCGGCTGGTGGGCGAGCGCCACCTGAAGCTGAGCCTGCGCGTGCAGGGCCACGTGCGCGACGGGATCTGGTTTGGTCGCACGGCCCCGCTGCCCGCGAAGGCTCGGCTGGCTTACCGCGTGAGCCTGGACGAATTCCAGGGGCGGCAGCGCGTGCAGTTGGTGGTGGAAGGGGCCGTCGAGGCCTGA